The Mangrovimonas cancribranchiae nucleotide sequence TAGCTTCTAATGGAGAAGCAAGACGCGCTTTAAAAGAAAACTCCATTTCTGTAAACAAAGAAAAAGTAGGAGAATCCTATAAGTTAACCACAGAAGATTTGATTAATAACCGTTATGTGATTATTAATCGTGGTAAGAAAAAAACATACATAATTAAAGCTGTATAATTAAAAACGCCTGATAGAAATATCAGGCGTTTTACTTTCAATTCAAAATTTAACTAACCAACCAATTTTTCTTTCTCATCTTGAAAGCAATATGTTAGTCGGAAAAAATAATAAGACCTTACAATACCATTAAATTACAACCACGAACATCAGAGTGGTCAAAGCGTCCTAAAACTTCAAATGTATTGTTGGTATGTACTTTGCCTAAATCTTGAGTGGCTATAAAACTGCAGGAGTTAATATTTGCTAAATCGATAATATTTAATCCGCCAGAAGATGACGTGTTTAAAATAGTTAAAGGGTCTTCGGTATCTCTTGTTACTACACGCATCCAATTAGGACATTTATATATACCTTGCCCTTGGGAGTAGGCTTGACTTAACAGTTCTGTCATGCCGTATTCACTATGAATATTTGTAATACCAAATCCTTGTTTTAAGATGTTATGTAATTCTTCGCGAATTAATTCTTTACGTCTACCCTTCATGCCTCCTGTTTCCATAACGACAGTATTTTTTAACTGAAATTGATGGTGTTCAACTAAATCTAATAATGCAAAAGACACCCCTATTAATAAGGTTTTTTTGCCCTGTGCTTCAAGTTTAAGTAACGTGTTTTTTAAATCGGATAAATTATTGAGGTAATAACCGCTCTCGGCATGTTGCGATTGTGTTATTAAATGGTCTACCATATAAATTAAAGACGATCCGTCACGTTCTAAATATGATGGTAAGAGTGCTAATATGGTGTAATCTTCAACATTACCATAAAACTTTTGAAATCCTTTTGTAAAACTGTTTTCGTAAATACTCAAGTCGCTAACATGATGTTTGCTTGTTGTAGTACCAGTTGTGCCAGAACTAGTAAAAGTTTTTTCAATGTTCTTTTGGCTTAAAACGGTGTGTGATTTAAAAAACTGTATGGGTAAAAACGGAATATCTTTTACCTGTGTAATATCGCTAGGATGTTTGTAAAGTAAATCGCAATACGACCTATAAACGGGATTATTTTCAAATTGAAATTTGAAAATATCTAAAGCCGTGGTATTAAATTCTTGGCTAGTGTTTATATTAAAAATGTGATCAGCACTTATCATTCATGCAAAAATAGGTAAAATAAAAAGCGCTACCATAATAGTAGCGCTTTCTAAAAAAATTATTAAGACATGTTATTTAATAACAAGCTTTTTAGTTGTAGAAGCACCGTCTTGAGAAATTTTCAAGATGTACATTCCAGCATTAAGAGAAGATACATTTAAGGTATTTTCGGTTAATGTTTTATTGATAACTTGTTTTCCTAGAATGTCGTAAACAGCTACAGAAATAGTACTGTTTTTAGCCGATGTAATGTTAACATATCCCGTATTTGTTGGGTTTGGATATACACTAAAAGATGTAGTAGTGTATTGGTTTACAGATAATGGGATGTCATTGTTTTCTCCTGGAGAGAACAGACGACCATTATTTCCTGTAATAGTTGAGTGCTCAACAAAACTTCCAGTAAAATCAGGGCTTCTTCCAATAGATTGATCGTTACCGCCTTCGCTACCGTAAGTGTATGAAACAACTTCTACACCGCTAGCATTTTTTAGGGTTACAGTATCACCACCATTGTTAAATCCAAATGCGCCAGAAGTAGCTGTTTGGGAAATACCATTTATACCCGTTGGTGTTCCTCCAGCAAATACAGTAATAAAGCCATTAGCAGGAAGTATTGTTCCAGCAGGGAAGACGTGTCTGTCACTATTTCCATCGGCAATGATATAGCCTTCAAGGTCGATACTTGAAGTTCCTATGTTGTAAATTTCAACAAATTCATCTTGTTGTGTGTCAACAACACCATCACCATTGGCATCACCGTTGGTTCCATCTGGATCGGCCAATATTTCATTAATAACTAAATCGGTAGTTACTGGGTCGCAAATAGCAGAACCTACAGTTCCAGAAATAGTTGTACCATCGCAATCACCACCATTTAATGTTAAATCCCAAGCATCACCTTCTGATAAACCAGTTATTGTTATAACTCCGTCAGCAATAGAAGAAGGATCATCACCGCCAACTGTACCGCCAGAAGTTGTGGTAACAGAAGTTAATGAACTTTCTACACCGGTGTAAGGAATTTCAATAATTACAGCATCGTTATCATTTCCTGCAGTATTGGTGTCACAAACGTAGTCTTCTGTGCCTAAAGTTAGGTCGCATACAGCGCAGTCAGATACTGGTCTTGTGCCTAAAGTAGGGCAAGATCCAAAGGCATTAAGTGCAACGTTCTCTAAATCCCATCCAGAGTATCCGCCAGTTCCATCATCAGCGTATTGAATACCAATAAAAACCTCTGTTCCTGAAGCTGCAGCTAAGTCTACACTTATAGCGCCAGAATCTGTAATGGTTTGAGCAGTTGTCCAAGATGTACCTGAAGGACATCCAGAGTAAGCACTTGTGTAAGCTACAACCAAATCGGTAACTCCAAAGTTTTCAGAAGCATCAAAATCTAAAGTTAAATCAGAAACTCCTGTCATATCTAATGGGCCAAAAACCAACCAACTTTCTACTGGTTCTTCACAACCACCACCGCAATAGCCGTTTGCACTGTAAACGCCAGAGTTGTTTTCCCAAGTTCCATTGTTTGTAAAACCACTATTTTGAGTGATTACAACTAACTCAAATTGCTCGGTACCGTTGCTTAAATCAAAACAAGTGTTAGGAACAGGGTCGCATTCAGCAGCAGGAACAGTTCCTGAAGCAGAAATAGCGCCGCAATCTCCACCAACTAAAGCTAAATCCCAAGAATCACCTTCAGATAAACCTGTTATAGTGATTGTACCATCTGCAAAAGAAGCAGGATTGTTTCCGCCTACTGTGCCACCAGAAGTGGTTGTTACATTAGTGATTGCTGCATCAGATCCTGTGTAAGGAATTTCGATAGTAACAGAATCATTATTATCTCCAACGTTATTAGAATTACATATGTATGATTCTTGCTCTAGTAAAACACCACAAGATGTAGAAAAAGCAGTCCATGTAATATCATCAATAGTAACTTGTCCATCACTATTATTTACATTGATGAATTTTAAATCAAAACTTCCAGCTTCGTTTACAGTAATTGTTCCAGATGATTTAATAACTCCTTGTTCACCATCACTAGTTACCGTACCTACTACGTTACCATTAACTAAAACGTTTAAATTAACATTTGTGCTAAAAGCTTGCATATAATTAAAGGTAAGTGTTCCTATACCTCCAGAAATAGAACCAGAATAAACCTCAGCTTGAGGAGATCTATTTCTACCAAGCATTAAGGCATGTCCTGTGATTTCAGAATCTCCTCGAGACTGAACATAAGTCCAAGTAGAACCATCATTTCCTGTAAAGGTACCATCTGCATAAGATGAT carries:
- a CDS encoding acyl transferase, which translates into the protein MISADHIFNINTSQEFNTTALDIFKFQFENNPVYRSYCDLLYKHPSDITQVKDIPFLPIQFFKSHTVLSQKNIEKTFTSSGTTGTTTSKHHVSDLSIYENSFTKGFQKFYGNVEDYTILALLPSYLERDGSSLIYMVDHLITQSQHAESGYYLNNLSDLKNTLLKLEAQGKKTLLIGVSFALLDLVEHHQFQLKNTVVMETGGMKGRRKELIREELHNILKQGFGITNIHSEYGMTELLSQAYSQGQGIYKCPNWMRVVTRDTEDPLTILNTSSSGGLNIIDLANINSCSFIATQDLGKVHTNNTFEVLGRFDHSDVRGCNLMVL
- a CDS encoding lamin tail domain-containing protein, producing the protein MKKLYFLVFVLIGLNYGYSQGTETFDNFPETGSSYADGTFTGNDGSTWTYVQSRGDSEITGHALMLGRNRSPQAEVYSGSISGGIGTLTFNYMQAFSTNVNLNVLVNGNVVGTVTSDGEQGVIKSSGTITVNEAGSFDLKFINVNNSDGQVTIDDITWTAFSTSCGVLLEQESYICNSNNVGDNNDSVTIEIPYTGSDAAITNVTTTSGGTVGGNNPASFADGTITITGLSEGDSWDLALVGGDCGAISASGTVPAAECDPVPNTCFDLSNGTEQFELVVITQNSGFTNNGTWENNSGVYSANGYCGGGCEEPVESWLVFGPLDMTGVSDLTLDFDASENFGVTDLVVAYTSAYSGCPSGTSWTTAQTITDSGAISVDLAAASGTEVFIGIQYADDGTGGYSGWDLENVALNAFGSCPTLGTRPVSDCAVCDLTLGTEDYVCDTNTAGNDNDAVIIEIPYTGVESSLTSVTTTSGGTVGGDDPSSIADGVITITGLSEGDAWDLTLNGGDCDGTTISGTVGSAICDPVTTDLVINEILADPDGTNGDANGDGVVDTQQDEFVEIYNIGTSSIDLEGYIIADGNSDRHVFPAGTILPANGFITVFAGGTPTGINGISQTATSGAFGFNNGGDTVTLKNASGVEVVSYTYGSEGGNDQSIGRSPDFTGSFVEHSTITGNNGRLFSPGENNDIPLSVNQYTTTSFSVYPNPTNTGYVNITSAKNSTISVAVYDILGKQVINKTLTENTLNVSSLNAGMYILKISQDGASTTKKLVIK